Proteins from a genomic interval of Prionailurus viverrinus isolate Anna chromosome F2, UM_Priviv_1.0, whole genome shotgun sequence:
- the AZIN1 gene encoding antizyme inhibitor 1 isoform X2: MKGFIDDANYSVGLLDEGTNLGNVIDNYVYEHTLTGKNAFFVGDLGKIVKKHSQWQNVVAQIKPFYTVKCNSTPAVLEILAALGTGFACSSKTEMALVQELGVSPENIIYISPCKQVSQIKYAAKIGVNIMTCDNEVELKKIARNHPNAKVLLHIATEDNIGGEEGNMKFGTTLKNCRHLLECAKELDVQIIGVKFHVSSTCKESQVYVHALSDARCVFDMAGEFGFTMNMLDIGGGFTGSKFQLEEVNHVISPLLDVYFPEGSGIKIISEPGSYYVSSAFTLAVNIIAKKVVENDKFSSGEKTGSDEPAFMYYMNDGVYGSFASKLSEDLNTIPEVHKKYKEDEPLFTSSLWGPSCDELDQIVENCLLPELNVGDWLIFDNMGADSLHEPSAFNDFQRPAIYYMMSFNDWYEMQDAGITSDTMMKNFFFVPSCIQLSQEDGFSSEA; encoded by the exons ATGAAAGGATTTATTGACGATGCAAACTACTCCGTTGGCCTGTTGGATGAAGGAACAAACCTTGGGAATGTGATTGATAATTATGTTTATGAGCACACCCTG ACagggaaaaatgcattttttgtGGGAGATCTTGGAAAGATTGTGAAGAAACACAGTCAGTGGCAGAATGTAGTGGCTCAGATAAAGCCATTCTACACAGTAAAGTGCAACTCCACTCCAGCTGTACTTGAGATTTTGGCAGCTCTTGGAACTGGATTTGCTTGTTCCAGTAAA actGAAATGGCTTTAGTGCAAGAATTGGGTGTATCTCCAGAAAACATCATTTACATAAGTCCTTGCAAACAAGTGTCTCAAATAAAGTATGCAGCAAAAATTGGAGTGAACATCATGACATGTGACAATGAAGTTGAATTGAAGAAAATTGCACGTAATCACCCAAATGCCAA GGTCTTACTACATATTGCAACAGAAGATAATATTGGAGGCGAAGAGGGTAACATGAAGTTTGGCACTACCCTGAAGAACTGTAGGCATCTCTTGGAATGTGCTAAGGAACTTGATGTCCAAATTATTGGGGTTAA atttcaTGTTTCAAGTACTTGCAAAGAATCTCAAGTATATGTACATGCTCTGTCTGATGCTCGATGTGTGTTTGACATGGCT GGAGAATTTGGCTTCACAATGAACATGTTAGACATTGGTGGAGGCTTCACAGGATCTAAATTTCAGTTGGAAGAG GTTAATCATGTTATCAGCCCTTTGTTGGATGTCTACTTTCCTGAAGGATCTGGCATTAAGATAATTTCAGAACCCGGAAGCTACTATGTGTCTTCTGCATTTACACTTGCAGTTAATATCATTGCAAAGAAAGTTgttgaaaatgataaattttcctctggag AAAAAACCGGAAGTGATGAACCAGCCTTCATGTATTATATGAATGATGGTGTTTATGGTTCTTTTGCAAGTAAACTGTCTGAGGACTTAAATACCATTCCAGAGGTTCACAAG AAATACAAGGAAGATGAGCCTCTGTTTACAAGCAGCCTTTGGGGTCCATCCTGTGATGAGCTTGATCAAATTGTGGAAAACTGTCTTCTTCCTGAGCTGAATGTGGGAGATTGGCTTATCTTTGATAACATGGGAGCAGATTCTCTCCATGAACCATCTGCTTTTAATGATTTTCAGAGGCCAGCGATTTACTACATGATGTCATTCAATGATTG gtaTGAGATGCAGGATGCTGGAATTACTTCAGACACAATGATGAAGAACTTCTTCTTTGTGCCTTCTTGCATTCAGCTGAGCCAAGAAGATGGCTTTTCCTCTGAAGCTTAA
- the AZIN1 gene encoding antizyme inhibitor 1 isoform X1 → MKGFIDDANYSVGLLDEGTNLGNVIDNYVYEHTLTGKNAFFVGDLGKIVKKHSQWQNVVAQIKPFYTVKCNSTPAVLEILAALGTGFACSSKTEMALVQELGVSPENIIYISPCKQVSQIKYAAKIGVNIMTCDNEVELKKIARNHPNAKVLLHIATEDNIGGEEGNMKFGTTLKNCRHLLECAKELDVQIIGVKFHVSSTCKESQVYVHALSDARCVFDMAGEFGFTMNMLDIGGGFTGSKFQLEEVNHVISPLLDVYFPEGSGIKIISEPGSYYVSSAFTLAVNIIAKKVVENDKFSSGVEKTGSDEPAFMYYMNDGVYGSFASKLSEDLNTIPEVHKKYKEDEPLFTSSLWGPSCDELDQIVENCLLPELNVGDWLIFDNMGADSLHEPSAFNDFQRPAIYYMMSFNDWYEMQDAGITSDTMMKNFFFVPSCIQLSQEDGFSSEA, encoded by the exons ATGAAAGGATTTATTGACGATGCAAACTACTCCGTTGGCCTGTTGGATGAAGGAACAAACCTTGGGAATGTGATTGATAATTATGTTTATGAGCACACCCTG ACagggaaaaatgcattttttgtGGGAGATCTTGGAAAGATTGTGAAGAAACACAGTCAGTGGCAGAATGTAGTGGCTCAGATAAAGCCATTCTACACAGTAAAGTGCAACTCCACTCCAGCTGTACTTGAGATTTTGGCAGCTCTTGGAACTGGATTTGCTTGTTCCAGTAAA actGAAATGGCTTTAGTGCAAGAATTGGGTGTATCTCCAGAAAACATCATTTACATAAGTCCTTGCAAACAAGTGTCTCAAATAAAGTATGCAGCAAAAATTGGAGTGAACATCATGACATGTGACAATGAAGTTGAATTGAAGAAAATTGCACGTAATCACCCAAATGCCAA GGTCTTACTACATATTGCAACAGAAGATAATATTGGAGGCGAAGAGGGTAACATGAAGTTTGGCACTACCCTGAAGAACTGTAGGCATCTCTTGGAATGTGCTAAGGAACTTGATGTCCAAATTATTGGGGTTAA atttcaTGTTTCAAGTACTTGCAAAGAATCTCAAGTATATGTACATGCTCTGTCTGATGCTCGATGTGTGTTTGACATGGCT GGAGAATTTGGCTTCACAATGAACATGTTAGACATTGGTGGAGGCTTCACAGGATCTAAATTTCAGTTGGAAGAG GTTAATCATGTTATCAGCCCTTTGTTGGATGTCTACTTTCCTGAAGGATCTGGCATTAAGATAATTTCAGAACCCGGAAGCTACTATGTGTCTTCTGCATTTACACTTGCAGTTAATATCATTGCAAAGAAAGTTgttgaaaatgataaattttcctctggag TAGAAAAAACCGGAAGTGATGAACCAGCCTTCATGTATTATATGAATGATGGTGTTTATGGTTCTTTTGCAAGTAAACTGTCTGAGGACTTAAATACCATTCCAGAGGTTCACAAG AAATACAAGGAAGATGAGCCTCTGTTTACAAGCAGCCTTTGGGGTCCATCCTGTGATGAGCTTGATCAAATTGTGGAAAACTGTCTTCTTCCTGAGCTGAATGTGGGAGATTGGCTTATCTTTGATAACATGGGAGCAGATTCTCTCCATGAACCATCTGCTTTTAATGATTTTCAGAGGCCAGCGATTTACTACATGATGTCATTCAATGATTG gtaTGAGATGCAGGATGCTGGAATTACTTCAGACACAATGATGAAGAACTTCTTCTTTGTGCCTTCTTGCATTCAGCTGAGCCAAGAAGATGGCTTTTCCTCTGAAGCTTAA